In Mongoliitalea daihaiensis, one DNA window encodes the following:
- a CDS encoding phosphoenolpyruvate carboxylase, with translation MTDVSQQLLFEKIRKDMDFLTQRFKNVLINLGEHELVKSFESQSGHPEILVKQADESKHIQTLSIYLQLMNLVEENAAVQFRRKIVDHSGSANIRGSWGETFQRLQADGFTEDEILKVLTATEVTPVLTAHPTEAKRISVLEIHRDLYLKLVQLENTSFSKTEIKAIERDIETLIERWWRTGEVYLEKPTIQSERNNVLHYFTKVFPKALAKHDEKLKDSWISAGFDASHMQKPSNFPLLSFGSWVGGDRDGHPYVSADITAETLMLHRKSALELIEKQIRELAAKISFSAIRNPTPGFFEQEIKSLQESLGEEGKQAVLRNSFEPWRQYINLLLVKLEYTKEQNLEKGFTNAQELSQKLLIMRESLMSIGAIGIMETLLFPIERQLQCFGFHLAKLDIRQNSAFHDKALEQIIQHSYPYEALYSTWSEGKKTEFLNRELQTNRPFGVIGTSYGEEADKVLGCYRVVKKHCDRFGKDGIGSFIVSMTRGLNDLLTVYVFMREAGIAIGDFPVVPLFETIEDLQASPQIMKAYLSHPIHQRQERDVQEVMLGYSDSNKDGGIVASRWNIHQTEQALSSIALQHGMRFKYFHGIGGTISRGGGKYHRFLESMPVGSLTGEIKLTVQGETIAQQFANLLNGVYNLEMLISGTVLQTAKAIKGEALEAEKINAAEQLAAIAQEHYKQLIQHPDFIKFYAEATPIDVLELSKIGSRPARRTGTRTLADLRAIPWVFSWTQSRFNITGWFGMGKALRTLRTEHPESYTLLKQNQDRWPFLRYVLIQLETNVLNADEQWMNTYAALVKDEGVRTNLLKIILEEYKNCMDELELMFETPRATRRASLLDTMERRTAAIEILHHYQINNLMAWRETKPDENNQEIITRLLQITTALANGLKNTG, from the coding sequence ATGACAGATGTAAGCCAACAATTACTTTTTGAGAAAATCCGTAAAGACATGGATTTTCTCACCCAGAGATTCAAAAATGTCCTAATCAATCTGGGAGAACATGAACTGGTCAAAAGCTTCGAATCGCAAAGTGGTCATCCAGAAATACTAGTGAAGCAGGCGGATGAATCCAAACATATCCAAACACTTAGCATCTATCTTCAATTGATGAATCTGGTAGAAGAAAATGCTGCAGTACAGTTTCGCAGAAAGATCGTTGACCATAGCGGTTCAGCCAATATCCGTGGATCTTGGGGTGAAACATTCCAACGCTTGCAAGCGGACGGATTTACCGAAGATGAAATCTTAAAGGTATTGACCGCTACAGAAGTGACCCCCGTCTTGACTGCCCACCCAACGGAGGCCAAAAGAATTTCTGTGTTGGAAATACATAGAGATTTGTACTTAAAATTGGTACAGCTAGAGAATACTTCCTTTTCCAAGACAGAAATCAAAGCCATTGAGCGGGACATTGAAACACTCATTGAGCGTTGGTGGAGAACGGGTGAAGTGTATTTGGAAAAACCAACCATTCAATCCGAACGAAACAACGTACTGCACTATTTCACCAAAGTTTTCCCCAAAGCCTTGGCCAAACACGATGAAAAGTTGAAGGATAGCTGGATTTCGGCTGGATTTGATGCTTCTCATATGCAAAAACCCTCCAACTTTCCCTTGCTTAGCTTTGGAAGTTGGGTGGGGGGAGATCGCGATGGGCACCCTTATGTATCAGCAGATATCACCGCCGAAACCTTGATGCTGCATAGGAAGTCTGCGCTCGAATTGATAGAAAAACAAATCCGAGAATTAGCCGCTAAAATATCCTTCTCTGCCATCCGAAATCCTACTCCAGGATTCTTTGAACAAGAAATAAAATCACTTCAGGAATCTTTGGGGGAGGAAGGAAAACAAGCGGTATTACGCAATTCATTTGAACCTTGGAGACAATATATCAATTTGCTTCTGGTCAAACTCGAGTACACAAAAGAACAAAACCTTGAAAAAGGGTTCACCAATGCTCAAGAACTCTCCCAAAAACTGCTAATCATGCGTGAAAGCTTGATGAGTATTGGGGCCATCGGGATTATGGAAACCTTACTCTTTCCAATCGAACGGCAATTGCAGTGTTTTGGCTTCCATTTAGCTAAACTAGATATCCGACAGAACTCAGCCTTTCACGATAAAGCGCTCGAACAAATCATTCAGCATTCATATCCCTATGAAGCCTTGTACAGCACTTGGTCTGAAGGAAAAAAAACCGAATTCCTAAACCGGGAACTGCAGACCAACCGACCTTTTGGTGTCATAGGTACAAGTTATGGAGAAGAAGCAGACAAAGTATTGGGTTGCTACCGGGTAGTCAAAAAACACTGTGACCGCTTTGGTAAAGATGGCATTGGATCCTTCATTGTGAGTATGACGAGAGGATTGAATGACCTCTTGACAGTGTATGTGTTTATGCGAGAGGCGGGGATCGCTATTGGCGACTTCCCGGTAGTTCCCCTATTTGAAACCATCGAAGATTTGCAGGCATCACCACAAATTATGAAAGCGTATCTTTCCCACCCTATTCATCAACGTCAAGAACGGGATGTACAGGAAGTCATGCTGGGTTACTCTGATAGTAACAAAGATGGTGGCATCGTGGCAAGCCGCTGGAATATTCACCAAACCGAGCAAGCGTTGAGTTCCATTGCGCTGCAACATGGCATGCGATTCAAATACTTTCATGGCATCGGTGGAACCATCAGCCGAGGAGGTGGAAAGTACCACCGTTTCTTGGAAAGCATGCCTGTGGGAAGCTTGACTGGAGAGATAAAGTTGACAGTACAAGGAGAGACCATTGCACAACAATTTGCAAACCTCCTCAACGGAGTATACAACTTGGAAATGCTCATCTCCGGAACAGTATTGCAAACAGCAAAAGCGATCAAAGGAGAAGCATTGGAAGCAGAAAAAATCAACGCCGCAGAACAGTTGGCTGCGATAGCGCAAGAACATTACAAGCAACTCATTCAGCATCCTGACTTCATTAAATTCTATGCAGAAGCCACCCCTATTGATGTTTTGGAATTAAGTAAGATTGGTTCCAGACCTGCAAGGAGAACAGGCACCCGCACCTTGGCTGACTTGCGTGCCATTCCTTGGGTGTTTAGCTGGACTCAAAGTAGATTCAACATTACAGGCTGGTTTGGTATGGGAAAAGCCTTGCGCACGCTTCGAACAGAACATCCGGAGTCCTACACACTGCTCAAACAAAACCAGGACCGTTGGCCTTTCCTACGCTATGTGCTCATACAACTTGAAACCAATGTCTTGAATGCCGACGAACAATGGATGAATACTTATGCTGCACTCGTAAAAGACGAAGGTGTTCGAACTAACCTATTAAAAATAATTTTAGAAGAGTATAAAAATTGCATGGATGAATTGGAACTGATGTTTGAGACGCCCCGTGCTACTCGTAGAGCCTCCTTATTGGATACTATGGAAAGAAGAACGGCAGCGATCGAAATCCTCCACCATTATCAAATCAATAATCTGATGGCTTGGCGGGAAACGAAACCCGATGAGAACAATCAGGAAATTATCACCCGCTTATTACAGATAACCACAGCTTTGGCTAATGGATTGAAGAATACGGGTTAA